The DNA sequence CCGCGCTAGACTTATCTAGCAGAGCTGGTGATAGGAAAGGCGACTAGGTTGGACAGTCAGGGGCCCTTGGGCTTTGACGGCGGGACCGGATCAAGTTCCGAACAACGTCTGATCGCCGCCGTGCGCGAACGCGGCCCGCTGTCCCGGCAAGACTTGGCGGCCGCCACTGGATTGTCGATGGCGACCATCAACCGGGCCGGCGCCGGGCTGCTCAAGCGCCGGCTGCTGGTGACAAAGGGTCGGAAAGACTCAACCGGCGGCCGGCCAGCCGAGCTGTTGGCCTACAACGGCGGCGCCCTGACGGTGGCGGGCATATCAGTCACCGAGACCAAAGCCAGTGGCGTCATCATGGGCCTTGACGGCCACGAGGTCAGCCGGTCGGAAGTCGAATTCCAACCAAGCACTGCCGGCGCCGAGCCGACCCCAGAAGACCGGCTCGACCAGACTCTGCGGCTGTTTGACGAAATGGTAAGCGCCGGGCATGGGGCCTTGGCCGTGGGCGTGGCCGTGCCCGGGGTGGTTGCCGGGCCAGACGGCACCATCGGCGCCATCCACGAAATGGGCTGGGATCGACTCAGACTGGGCTCAATTCTGGCCGGACGCAGCCCGGCCAAGGTGGTGCTAGAAAACGACGCCAACTGCCTGGCCGT is a window from the Micrococcales bacterium genome containing:
- a CDS encoding ROK family protein is translated as MDSQGPLGFDGGTGSSSEQRLIAAVRERGPLSRQDLAAATGLSMATINRAGAGLLKRRLLVTKGRKDSTGGRPAELLAYNGGALTVAGISVTETKASGVIMGLDGHEVSRSEVEFQPSTAGAEPTPEDRLDQTLRLFDEMVSAGHGALAVGVAVPGVVAGPDGTIGAIHEMGWDRLRLGSILAGRSPAKVVLENDANCLAVGEKARGAGRQVEDLVAIVLRSGLGAGLMLQGRLYRGHRQEAGEIGYLLTSTDSLSRLFPGRGDFESRIGSESVGRQAAALGLVQAGREVSLPTVWALGARAGGRGQRLAQELLDYIALGVAALCVALDPEMVIMGGCDDLESMEAIIPALRERLLGRILRVPRIVTAALGSDAIMIGAAQLAMEELVTI